Proteins from one Candidatus Aminicenantes bacterium genomic window:
- a CDS encoding metallopeptidase TldD-related protein translates to DETQVSELLEKIKEGLVTFPGLKLKKFHFSRLLKKVYLANSLGFMAKYKKTHFQAQVAFMLRDHILELSESHNYFSHFNPERLVARAANLLGALAAEAPPTAGNDLFVMSPEASVQVLKEFSSGLRLDRSGGKSRLIGASAKVSILDNPALAEQTGSVPFDDEGTAAEEKYLINKGVFVSAVSDIHTAFLKQKRSTGNGFRDERGIFPQVQFSNLYVKPAVTSMADLLRIAGKGVLVYLVKLKGFGADPTDYVFSAYGYQFAGNEIAQPVQFLFKTSMRSYFLRILEVSRELRFFHNRCNIGSPYLLVQGRSDPEKKIII, encoded by the coding sequence GACGAAACGCAGGTCAGCGAACTGCTGGAGAAGATCAAGGAAGGCCTGGTGACGTTTCCGGGGCTGAAGCTAAAAAAATTTCATTTTTCCCGGCTGCTGAAAAAAGTCTACCTGGCCAACAGCCTCGGCTTCATGGCCAAGTACAAGAAAACGCATTTCCAAGCTCAGGTCGCTTTCATGCTCCGGGATCACATCCTCGAGCTGAGCGAAAGCCACAATTATTTCAGCCACTTCAACCCCGAGCGCCTGGTGGCCAGGGCGGCGAACTTGCTCGGCGCCCTGGCGGCCGAAGCGCCGCCAACGGCCGGCAATGATTTGTTCGTCATGTCGCCGGAAGCCTCGGTCCAGGTGCTGAAGGAATTCTCTTCCGGCCTGCGCCTCGACCGTTCGGGCGGAAAAAGCCGATTGATCGGCGCCTCGGCCAAGGTCAGCATCCTCGACAACCCGGCCCTAGCCGAGCAGACCGGATCGGTTCCCTTTGATGATGAAGGGACGGCGGCCGAGGAAAAATATCTGATCAACAAGGGGGTCTTCGTCTCAGCCGTCTCCGACATCCACACCGCTTTTCTGAAGCAAAAACGGTCGACGGGGAACGGCTTCCGTGATGAGCGCGGGATTTTTCCCCAGGTCCAGTTCTCCAACCTCTACGTCAAGCCCGCGGTCACCTCCATGGCCGACCTGTTGCGCATCGCCGGCAAGGGCGTTCTGGTCTACCTGGTCAAATTGAAGGGTTTCGGAGCCGATCCCACGGACTATGTTTTTTCGGCTTACGGGTATCAGTTTGCCGGCAACGAGATCGCCCAACCCGTCCAATTCCTCTTCAAGACCTCCATGCGTTCCTATTTTCTGCGCATCCTCGAGGTTTCCCGCGAACTGCGCTTTTTTCACAACCGCTGCAATATCGGATCCCCCTACCTCCTGGTGCAGGGACGCAGCGATCCCGAAAAAAAAATCATTATCTGA